In one Procambarus clarkii isolate CNS0578487 chromosome 29, FALCON_Pclarkii_2.0, whole genome shotgun sequence genomic region, the following are encoded:
- the LOC138369621 gene encoding uncharacterized protein, giving the protein MLSRTLLVPVHAQQDPTGASTSSAGPYWSQYMLSRTLLVPVHAQQDPTGASTCPAGPYWSQYMLSRTLLVPVHAQQDPTGASTCPAGPYWSQYMPSRTLLEPVYAQQDPTGASTCPAGPYWCQYILSRTLLEPVHAQQDPTGASTCSAGPYWSQYMLSRILLEPVHAQQDPTGASTCSAGPYWSQYMPSRILLEPVHAQQDPTGASTCSAGPYWRQYMLSRTLLEPVHAQQDPTGASTCSAGSYWSQYMLSRTLLEPVHAQQDPTGASSCSAGPYWSQYMLSRTLLEPVVAQQDHTGASTCSAGPYWSQ; this is encoded by the coding sequence ATGCTCAGCAGGACCCTACTGGTGCCAGTACATGCTCAGCAGGACCCTACTGGTGCCAGTACATCCTCAGCAGGACCCTACTGGAGCCAGTATATGCTCAGCAGGACCCTACTGGTGCCAGTACATGCTCAGCAGGACCCTACTGGAGCCAGTACATGCCCAGCAGGACCCTACTGGAGCCAGTATATGCTCAGCAGGACCCTACTGGTGCCAGTACATGCTCAGCAGGACCCTACTGGAGCCAGTACATGCCCAGCAGGACCCTACTGGAGCCAGTACATGCCCAGCAGGACCCTACTGGAGCCAGTATATGCCCAGCAGGACCCTACTGGAGCCAGTACATGCCCAGCAGGACCCTACTGGTGCCAGTACATCCTCAGCAGGACCCTACTGGAGCCAGTACATGCCCAACAGGATCCTACTGGAGCCAGTACATGCTCAGCAGGACCCTACTGGAGCCAGTACATGCTCAGCAGGATCCTACTGGAGCCAGTACATGCCCAGCAGGATCCTACTGGAGCCAGTACATGCTCAGCAGGACCCTACTGGAGCCAGTACATGCCCAGCAGGATCCTACTGGAGCCAGTACATGCTCAGCAGGACCCTACTGGAGCCAGTACATGCTCAGCAGGACCCTACTGGCGCCAGTACATGCTCAGCAGGACCCTACTGGAGCCAGTACATGCTCAGCAGGACCCTACTGGAGCCAGTACATGCTCAGCAGGATCCTACTGGAGCCAGTACATGCTCAGCAGGACCCTACTGGAGCCAGTACATGCTCAGCAGGACCCTACTGGAGCCAGTAGTTGCTCAGCAGGACCATACTGGAGCCAGTACATGCTCAGCAGGACCCTACTGGAGCCAGTAGTTGCTCAGCAGGACCATACTGGAGCCAGTACATGCTCAGCAGGACCCTACTGGAGCCAGTAG